From the genome of Vicia villosa cultivar HV-30 ecotype Madison, WI linkage group LG2, Vvil1.0, whole genome shotgun sequence, one region includes:
- the LOC131652857 gene encoding 7-deoxyloganetin glucosyltransferase-like isoform X1: MTNSIKKKPHAVLTPFPSQGHISALLKLAKLLHLRGFHITFVNTEYNHKRLLKSKGQKAFDGFKDFAFESIPDGLTPMDGDDGDVTQDMPSLSHSIMNNLHIFFGELLVRLHESAIAGLVPPVTCLVSDCFMPFTIQASEQHAIPILLFCPTSACTLLSILHTPTLIEKGGLIPLKDESYWTNGYLDTKVDCIPGLHNFRLKDLPDIIRTTDRNDIRLEFFIHMADRVPRASAIVFNTFTELESDVLQALSSIFPSLYTIGPLPSLLNQSGHNHLASLDSNLWKEDTNCLDWLESKEHESVVYVNFGSITVMTPEQLLEFAWGLANSKKSFLWIIRPDLVIGGSVILSSEFVNEISDRGLIASWCPQEKVLNHPSVGGFLTHCGWNSTTESICAGVPMLCWPFFADQPTNSRFICNEWGIGMEINSNVKREEVGKLIDELMLGGNGKRMRKKVMELKKKAEENTSPGGCSYINFDKVIKEVLLQQY, encoded by the exons ATGACTAATTCCATAAAGAAAAAACCACATGCTGTCTTAACTCCATTTCCATCTCAAGGCCACATCAGTGCATTGTTGAAACTAGCAAAACTTCTTCACCTTAGAGGCTTTCACATAACCTTTGTAAACACCGAATACAACCACAAACGCTTGCTCAAATCAAAGGGTCAAAAAGCCTTTGATGGTTTCAAAGACTTTGCCTTTGAGAGTATTCCAGATGGCTTAACTCCAATGGATGGTGATGATGGTGATGTTACTCAAGACATGCCCTCTCTTTCTCATTCAATAATGAACAACCTCCATATATTCTTTGGTGAACTTCTAGTTAGACTACATGAATCTGCTATTGCTGGTCTTGTTCCACCAGTTACATGCTTAGTTTCTGATTGTTTCATGCCATTTACCATACAAGCTTCCGAACAACATGCAATTCCAATCCTTCTCTTTTGCCCAACAAGTGCGTGCACCTTGTTATCTATTTTGCACACTCCTACATTGATTGAGAAAGGCGGCCTAATACCACTCAAAG ATGAGAGTTATTGGACAAATGGTTATTTAGACACCAAAGTAGATTGTATTCCAGGATTGCACAACTTTCGACTAAAGGATCTCCCTGACATTATCAGAACAACAGATCGGAATGATATCAGGCTAGAATTCTTTATCCATATGGCAGATAGAGTTCCTAGAGCATCTGCTATTGTTTTTAACACTTTTACTGAGCTTGAGAGTGATGTGCTGCAAGCTCTCTCTTCTATTTTCCCTTCTCTCTATACCATTGGACCATTACCTTCGTTATTAAATCAATCTGGGCATAATCACTTAGCATCTCTAGATTCTAATCTTTGGAAAGAAGATACCAATTGTCTTGATTGGCTTGAATCAAAGGAACATGAGTCTGTTGTTTACGTGAATTTTGGAAGCATTACAGTTATGACTCCAGAGCAACTGTTGGAGTTTGCTTGGGGTTTGGCCAATAGTAAGAAATCATTTTTGTGGATCATTAGGCCTGATCTTGTCATTGGTGGCTCAGTGATTTTGTCATCTGAGTTTGTCAATGAAATTTCAGATAGAGGCCTAATAGCAAGTTGGTGTCCACAAGAGAAAGTGTTGAACCATCCATCAGTTGGTGGATTCTTGACTCATTGTGGATGGAACTCAACCACCGAAAGCATATGTGCTGGAGTTCCAATGTTGTGTTGGCCATTTTTTGCTGATCAGCCAACAAACAGTAGATTTATTTGCAATGAATGGGGGATTGGAATGGAAATCAATTCTAATGTGAAGAGAGAAGAAGTGGGGAAGTTGATCGATGAATTGATGTTGGGAGGTAATGGGAAAAGGATGAGGAAAAAGGTtatggagttgaagaagaaggcaGAGGAGAACACTAGTCCAGGTGGCTGTTCTTACATTAATTTTGACAAAGTTATTAAGGAAGTTTTGCTTCAACAATACTAA